A single genomic interval of Metasolibacillus fluoroglycofenilyticus harbors:
- a CDS encoding flagellar hook-basal body protein: MFKGFYTVASGMLAQQRRTEILTNNMANANTPGFKADQSTIRSFPDMLLSAKGTTNIPTEKGLTLQQLNPIGALTTGVYLQETIANNTQGSLLLTDLPTDVALVDITLPIDEESGNQGAIYFRLQHPAGGEAYTRNGNFTLDGQGNLVNGQGLFVLSNIGERIQLANDNITITDTGAILDENGTQVATLGVAFSANPDVLMKQDNGLYRMLDEGILPSAYGQAGVTFATRQSYLEGSNVDSARSMTDLLTAYRAFEANQKVLQAYDRSMEKAVNEIGKV, encoded by the coding sequence ATGTTCAAAGGATTTTATACAGTAGCTTCAGGTATGCTAGCACAGCAACGTCGTACTGAAATATTGACAAATAATATGGCAAACGCAAATACGCCCGGCTTTAAAGCAGACCAATCAACAATTCGTTCATTCCCAGACATGCTTCTCTCAGCAAAGGGAACAACAAATATACCGACAGAAAAAGGTTTAACTCTACAGCAGTTAAATCCAATCGGTGCATTGACAACAGGGGTATACTTACAAGAAACAATTGCTAACAATACACAAGGCTCATTACTATTAACAGATTTGCCAACAGATGTAGCACTAGTAGATATTACGCTACCAATTGATGAGGAATCCGGTAACCAAGGTGCTATTTACTTCCGTCTGCAGCATCCAGCAGGTGGAGAAGCTTATACTCGCAATGGTAACTTTACATTAGATGGACAAGGCAATTTAGTGAACGGACAAGGACTTTTTGTGTTGTCTAACATAGGCGAGCGTATTCAGCTAGCAAATGATAATATTACAATTACGGATACAGGTGCGATTTTAGATGAAAACGGCACACAAGTGGCAACGCTTGGTGTAGCGTTCTCAGCAAACCCAGATGTCTTAATGAAGCAGGATAATGGTTTATATCGTATGCTTGACGAAGGTATACTACCATCAGCATATGGACAAGCAGGTGTAACGTTTGCAACACGTCAAAGCTACTTAGAGGGCTCTAACGTAGATTCTGCGCGCTCGATGACAGATTTATTAACGGCATACCGTGCATTTGAAGCAAATCAAAAAGTTCTTCAAGCATATGACCGCAGCATGGAAAAGGCAGTAAATGAAATTGGGAAAGTGTAA
- a CDS encoding DNA-directed RNA polymerase subunit beta, translating into MTNEFNEQDVAPKKRRRRSEEIEAKETTKRIRWVQIRLIPIWLRIVLVLALLVGAAIGGVMFGYGFLGGGEASDALKWSTWQHIFDIIEGKE; encoded by the coding sequence ATGACGAACGAATTCAATGAACAAGATGTAGCCCCCAAAAAAAGAAGAAGACGTAGTGAGGAAATTGAGGCAAAAGAAACGACGAAACGAATACGTTGGGTACAAATACGCTTAATTCCAATTTGGCTGCGAATTGTACTTGTACTAGCCCTATTAGTTGGTGCAGCAATTGGTGGTGTCATGTTTGGTTACGGCTTTCTCGGAGGCGGAGAAGCAAGCGATGCGTTAAAATGGAGTACGTGGCAACATATATTTGATATCATCGAAGGAAAAGAATAA
- a CDS encoding YwpF family protein yields MKTFKLMAFDLLTDDTIQPIRIIDGLTINLEDSHQSWVLELFIPNEYHSIFKTLQENNSVFDAHAVISFPDNEPAPFSLIVSTITEIGDRLSVLLKGSIKARRQKYAELLLQQLLEEGLSNDELLQRFQHDMKERPKLNRQQ; encoded by the coding sequence TTGAAGACTTTTAAATTGATGGCATTTGATTTACTAACTGACGATACTATACAACCAATACGCATTATTGATGGATTGACGATTAATTTAGAGGATAGTCATCAATCATGGGTACTTGAGCTGTTTATTCCAAATGAGTACCATTCTATATTTAAAACACTACAGGAAAATAATAGCGTGTTTGACGCACATGCCGTTATCTCCTTTCCTGATAATGAGCCTGCGCCATTTTCTTTAATCGTTAGCACAATTACTGAAATCGGTGACCGCTTGTCAGTGTTATTAAAAGGTTCAATTAAAGCGCGTCGCCAAAAATATGCGGAGCTCTTATTACAACAGCTATTAGAAGAAGGATTATCGAATGACGAGCTCTTACAGCGCTTCCAGCATGATATGAAAGAGCGACCTAAATTAAATAGACAGCAATGA
- a CDS encoding single-stranded DNA-binding protein: MNQIGLVGRLTKNPQLRQLSDTKVQTSFVLAINRNYRNNEGSVDADYVLCVAWGRLAEHIVKYCGKGSLIGINGRLHTRSYINKENNRIFAMDVVAEGVRFYALKQSVPTSNVTEESNDEMRHVSEHFTLPEDTLPINL, translated from the coding sequence ATGAATCAAATCGGACTTGTTGGACGTTTAACAAAAAATCCACAGTTACGACAATTATCTGATACGAAAGTACAAACAAGCTTCGTGTTAGCAATCAATCGCAATTATCGTAATAACGAAGGCAGTGTAGATGCAGATTATGTTTTGTGTGTCGCATGGGGAAGACTAGCAGAGCATATTGTGAAATATTGCGGTAAAGGTTCTTTAATTGGTATTAATGGGCGCTTACATACACGCTCTTACATTAATAAAGAAAATAACCGTATCTTTGCGATGGATGTCGTTGCTGAAGGCGTCCGATTTTATGCTTTGAAACAAAGTGTGCCGACAAGCAATGTGACTGAGGAGTCCAACGATGAAATGCGGCACGTATCGGAGCATTTCACTTTACCAGAAGATACACTGCCAATCAACCTTTAG
- a CDS encoding rod shape-determining protein translates to MFSKDIGIDLGTANVLIHVKGKGIVLNEPSVVAMDKKTGKVLAVGEEARQMVGRTPGNIVAIRPLKDGVIADFDVTEAMLRHFINKLNVRGFLSKPRILICCPTNITSVEQKAIREAAEKSGGKKVYLEEEPKVAAIGAGMDIFQPSGNMVVDIGGGTTDVAVLSMGDIVTSESIKVAGDVFDNDILQYIKKEYKLLIGERTAEAVKMTIGTVFPGNRNESMEIRGRDMVTGLPQTITIHSTEIERALHESVSMIVQSAKNVLEKTPPELSADIIDRGVILTGGGALLHGMDQLLIEELKVPVFIAEKPMDCVAIGTGIMLNNIDRSAGATAE, encoded by the coding sequence ATGGATAAAAAGACAGGAAAAGTGTTAGCAGTTGGTGAAGAGGCGAGACAAATGGTTGGGCGTACGCCAGGTAATATCGTAGCTATTCGTCCTTTAAAAGATGGGGTAATTGCGGATTTTGATGTAACAGAGGCAATGCTACGACATTTCATAAATAAATTAAATGTGCGAGGATTTTTATCAAAGCCACGTATTTTAATTTGCTGTCCTACAAATATTACAAGTGTAGAGCAAAAAGCAATTCGTGAGGCTGCTGAGAAATCTGGCGGTAAAAAGGTCTATTTAGAAGAGGAGCCGAAAGTGGCGGCAATCGGTGCAGGAATGGATATTTTCCAGCCGAGTGGCAATATGGTAGTTGACATTGGTGGGGGTACGACAGACGTGGCTGTATTATCAATGGGAGACATCGTAACAAGTGAATCAATTAAAGTAGCAGGCGATGTATTTGACAACGACATTTTGCAATACATAAAAAAAGAATACAAGCTATTAATTGGAGAGCGCACAGCAGAGGCGGTAAAAATGACAATTGGTACAGTATTCCCAGGTAACCGTAATGAATCAATGGAAATACGTGGGCGTGATATGGTGACAGGCTTGCCACAAACGATTACAATTCATTCTACGGAAATCGAGAGAGCATTGCATGAATCGGTATCGATGATTGTACAATCGGCTAAAAATGTATTAGAAAAAACGCCACCCGAGCTATCGGCAGATATTATTGATAGAGGTGTTATTTTAACAGGTGGCGGCGCATTATTACACGGTATGGATCAATTATTGATTGAAGAGCTAAAAGTACCTGTATTTATTGCAGAGAAGCCAATGGATTGTGTAGCAATTGGCACAGGTATTATGTTGAATAATATTGACCGTTCAGCAGGTGCCACAGCAGAGTAA
- the fabZ gene encoding 3-hydroxyacyl-ACP dehydratase FabZ — MLNAEQIQAILPHRYPFLLVDRILEIEVGKSAVGIKNVTVNEEFFNGHFPGYPVMPGVLIVEALAQVGGVALLSSDEFKGRIVFLTGIDNCRFKRQVVPGDQLKMEVEFVKLRGQMGKGHAVATVDGELVCETDILFAIGPVQPK, encoded by the coding sequence ATGTTAAATGCAGAACAAATTCAAGCAATTTTACCGCACCGCTACCCATTTTTATTAGTTGATCGCATTTTAGAAATTGAAGTTGGCAAGAGCGCGGTAGGTATTAAAAATGTTACGGTAAATGAAGAATTTTTTAATGGTCATTTCCCTGGCTACCCAGTAATGCCAGGTGTTCTTATTGTAGAGGCACTAGCACAAGTAGGTGGCGTTGCCTTATTAAGCTCAGATGAATTTAAAGGACGTATTGTCTTTTTAACAGGTATAGATAATTGTCGCTTTAAACGCCAAGTTGTACCAGGCGATCAATTAAAAATGGAAGTAGAATTTGTCAAGCTGCGTGGTCAAATGGGTAAAGGGCATGCCGTAGCAACAGTTGATGGTGAGTTGGTTTGTGAAACGGATATTTTATTTGCAATAGGACCAGTTCAGCCAAAGTAA
- a CDS encoding flagellar hook-basal body protein — translation MLRTMVTATNTLTQLQTKLDTISNNLANSSTHGYKAKDAQFSELLYQQYNNDKLDKTLRQSPVGIRYGVGAHVSLVQSNQKQGSLQSTGRDLDFAFTKENQYFNILMPDGDGQRTAYTRQGDFYVSPMENGQMMLVNADGYPVADSDGNAIYFPDFATGFTLSQDGRLNVNYPDGDVIAVDLAVSELQKPQAMEQISGTYIGLPTNLAALGYTQADILTDLQGAGRAEIGLSIQTLEMSNVDISKEMTDLIATQRSYQFNSRAVTLADQMLGLINGIR, via the coding sequence ATGCTACGCACAATGGTAACGGCAACAAATACATTAACACAGCTACAAACGAAATTAGATACAATTAGCAATAACCTTGCAAATAGTAGTACACATGGCTATAAAGCGAAGGACGCACAATTTTCAGAGTTGCTTTACCAGCAATATAATAACGATAAATTGGATAAAACTTTGCGCCAATCACCTGTAGGGATTCGCTATGGTGTCGGAGCACATGTATCACTAGTCCAATCAAATCAAAAGCAAGGCTCATTACAGAGTACAGGACGCGACCTTGACTTTGCATTTACGAAGGAAAATCAATATTTCAATATTTTAATGCCTGATGGTGATGGTCAGCGCACAGCATATACACGCCAAGGTGATTTTTATGTATCGCCAATGGAAAACGGACAAATGATGCTCGTAAATGCCGATGGATATCCTGTAGCAGATAGCGATGGAAATGCTATTTATTTCCCTGATTTTGCAACAGGCTTTACATTATCTCAAGATGGTCGCTTAAATGTGAATTACCCAGATGGTGATGTAATAGCAGTGGATTTAGCCGTATCGGAATTACAAAAGCCTCAAGCAATGGAGCAAATTAGTGGTACATATATTGGCTTGCCGACTAATTTAGCAGCTCTTGGCTACACGCAAGCAGATATTTTAACGGATTTACAAGGAGCGGGTCGTGCGGAAATTGGTTTGAGTATCCAAACATTGGAAATGTCGAATGTAGATATTTCGAAGGAAATGACAGACTTGATTGCTACGCAGCGCTCATATCAATTTAATTCACGCGCAGTCACACTTGCAGACCAAATGCTAGGGCTCATTAACGGTATTCGATAA